The following nucleotide sequence is from Pandoraea thiooxydans.
ACGCCTGCGGCATCAATCGATCGGCCAGATTAGCGACCCAGATCAGGTCGTCGTCGACGCCAGCGTAGTTCACCTTGCCACCGTTCAGTTCATAGAGGCGAGTCACGGCGGTCAATGCCATGCGGACCTCTCCCGTAGGATCACCATTGTCCGGAGCGACTTCAATGGCATCCGAAGCAATGCTCGCATTGCCGCCGGCGAGGGGGATGGAAATTTGCTTGTAACTGAAGGGTGATTTAGCGCAGCGCTCGGATTGCCAATCGATGCGTTCGTTCAAAGCCGTTGCAATCGACTGTCTAATCTGATTCGCCACCGTTTGAGGCAGACGTTCGCTTTTCTGAACCCAGTTTTCAAGCGCGTCGATCAATCCTTGGTCGTCCGGATTGGGTTCGGGGCGTGACGGATCGATGATTGGGCCAGTACCAGTACCAGTACCAGTGCCAGTACCAGTACCAGTACCGGTGCCAGTGCCAGTGCCAGAGCCAGAGCCAGAGCCAGAGCCAGGACCAGACGTTGGCGGACGTCGGAATTCAAGGTTAGGTCTATCCAAACTGAAGGCGTCAAAAACCTCCTTCGGGATATACCCAATGTCAGCAGCAGTAAGAGGGCCATTGCCCCAGATCGTAACGACGCGCCGATAGCGCTCTCGCATGTCATTTGACACTGGCAAGGAGGCAAGCCACTGGGTGACCGCAGCATTTGTCCCTGCTGCATTGATGTCGGGCGGCGGAAACTGTCCGCGCTCAAATGCGGGCCGACCAGATAGCAGCAGGGCGCGCAGAATATTATCGATGATGAAACGCGGCGTAAATACCAAGACGTTGTTCTGGGTAAGCGTCGCTCGTGCCAACTGTTCTATGGCTTGTTCGGTAAAGGGGAAAAGAGGGATCTCACCCTCAACTCCAAACGCGCTCAGCACAGAAGATTCGGTTGTGTCGTGATCGGCATAGGCTTCTATCGCCGAATGCTGCCCGGCCTGTACGCCGCCGCTGCGTTCGAAATGGCTCACTAATTCCTCGTAGCCCCAACGTGCCGCATTCAGGTACGAGGCGACCAATGCCTTTGTGCGGCGTAGAACCTCCGGGTCACCGGACAAGTGGCTTTCCACTCTCCACACACGCTTTGCGCGCGTCGCGATCGTGTCCTTCTCGCGGAGATAACCATCAGTCACGGCGATGACCGATCGCATTGTTGCGAATTCTCTATTGCCGTCGCGTACACCCTCCTGGATCAACACGTTTAGCAGCGTGTCCTGAATGCCCGTTAAAGCCTTGAAGTCTTCAACCAAGACAACAAGCTCGCGGTCCTGCTTGAGTAACAGACGTCGAATCTCGAGTATGACTTCCTGCAATGTCATTCCACCAAGCGACTCCTGGAGCTTGAATAATCGCTGAATTGCCAGATCGACGACATTACTTTCATTGAGTAACCGCGCAACCACACGCCGACCTTCACCTTCGCGTATCGTGAGGTTTCTGGTGTAGTACGAGCGGGTCACCAATGCAGCTTGAGAAATATCGATTTCACGAGGCAATTCGAAATCGTCTGCGTGGAAATCCTCAGCCCGCATCTCCTGCTCGACCGTCTTTGCCCCTTCGATGGCGCGCTTGACAAATCTTGGGAAGACCTCACTCCGAAAATAATCGACCAACACTGGGTCGCCAAAAAATTTCGGCAGACTGCGCGCGTGTCCGAGTTGCTCTTTCAGCGCGGCATTGCGCGGATCGGCTTGCACCTTGGACTGAAGTTCTTTCGCCAATTCAACAAGCGCAATGTCGAGTTGACTCTGGAAATTGATGACCGCCGTATCGATATCGATTTCGGAAAGCGCTTTGGCAAACTCCGATTTCACATGCGCGTATTCCTCTTCTGGCAACTTATCGAGGATAAGTTCCACTACTTTCCGTAGGCTTGCGCTCTTCGGAATGCGGATCATGACGTAGCGACCGTCGTCATTCATGCCTTGCAGTCGTGCCGCCAGTATACGTACCATGTGGGACTTACCCACACCCGATTCGCCAGTAATGGGGACCACATGTGTGCCGGATGGCACATCCTTGGTAATCAGGTAGCCGAAGAGTGCTTCTTCGTCGCAAGGAACCTTTTCTCCGGACGACGTAATTGTCGACGAAGCCAGTTGATACGTCAGCGGGGATGGCTGATGGACGGCCAAAAGTACCGCATCATGCGCGCCTTCGGCTTCATGATTGATGCAGCGATTTACTTCGTCGGCTGTCGGCCAATAGTTCAGCAGGCTCATGACGCGCCCTTCATCAAACGCACATGCGTGAAGCTTTCCCAAGTTCGTCCACCTTGGCCGACCAACGTGAGTTGTGAATTTGCATCGGCCATTCTCGTCAATTGAATCTTCTTTTGCCTATGCAAGCGTTGCAGAGCAAATGAAAGTGACGTCGACAAGTGACCTGGAGCTGGCCTTCTCCAAGCTTCGGGTTTGAGCGCTTGCTCCACTTCTTGCCGATAGACGCCGGAATCAATAACCGGGAGACACTCAGCCAAGCGAGAGATAACTTCCGATGCAGCAAGAGTTTCTTCTGTGCGCATAATTTGACTGAACGCCCAACGCACTGCCGGCGTCGTATCGCAGAAAAAGCTTGAATCATCGCCTGTGGCGCAGCCAAGAAACCTCGCCCAAGTTCGAAATCCCGCCCAGCGTGTGTCATTCAGGAATATGAAGCGCCCCGCTTGAACTTGAGATGTAGCAAGGCTTTCAATCTCAGTGTGTGAACTCGGTAACGTATAGATGTCCTGAGCGAGACACCAGGCTAAGCCTCGACAGAAGTCGGCTGTGCGTCCTGTCGTCTCTTCCGAAATGCTCCCATCGGCCGCCCACAACGGCAACCCGTTTTCGCGACTCAAAGCGAGTTCTCGGCACAACTCAGGCAAGCGTGCCGTGAACGCGTCTATTGATTCGCCTCTGGCCGGTCCAACAAACAGCCGAATTTGATCGTTATCTTCTGCAAACAGGCCGAGATTGGTCCAACGCACGAGCGTTGCTCGTGCGCGGGCGGTCAAGTCCTTGTCGGTGTCATTGATTGCTCTGGACTGCGGCACGCAAATTCCAAGCAGGTCATCGCGAGAAGTCGTTTTGTCTTGAGCAGCGATCCTAGCAAGCGCAAGCACGATTGACGGCAGGCCGTCGGATTGAAGATTGAGAATACTCATTGAGTAATCACCCGAATCACGTTTTCCAAACGCAGCGTATTTGCGCTCACGTCAACAAGTCGGCGTTGTCTATTGCCGGATTCCCGCATGCTGAGCGGTAATACGACGATGTGAAAGGGCCGCTGAAGCATCTGCATGTCGAGCACCAGATCCGATGCCGAGTTCGGTTCGAGAATCGAAACGCGAGCTAGCGGAGAATAAGGTTCCATGTAGCCGCCCAGAAGGGGGCGATGGAGTAGAACTCGACTGGTTGCCTGCTGGTACAACCTGTTCCACGCAGGCAAAGTTGTCAGAGCGGAGTTTGAAGATGTAGCAATTTCCTGCACTCCGCAGGAGCGAACCAGCCACTCGGCAAAGTGCAAGACAGAATGCCGGACGTCGACCAATGGTTGGGCCTCGTCATAAAACAAGTAAGCAAAGGCAGGATCGATCCAAGGGAACTTCTCCTCCCAAGCTTCATTTAGTGACGAAGTAACGCGATGCACCGGTACCACCGTCGGTTCGGCATAGTCTGTGCGGTCCCGAATCGCAAAGCGATCCTTCGGACAGCCGCCGCATACTCGGGTCACGTGAACCGGCCAACGCGGGGACCGCACGCGGTAAAGGTCCGTGAGCGTCTCGCCAACTTCTCGACCAATCTGATGTTTCGAGCCGCTGAGGCCCGGCAAGAGTTGCCGCATCATCTGCAGATTTCGTTCGGCCGCTTCCAGCGTCTTCGCGCGCGAAGCGCTGACAGCACGCTCCCACAATTCCGGGATGAGGTGACCGTCATTTTGAATCCTTACGCGTACGCTCGCCATCGACGCGAGCAGCGATGAGGCGCTCTCGGCCGGATCAAGATCTTGACCATCACGGTTCGCCTCGATGTCCAACGTGAGCAGGCCGGCCCTTGCCATCAAGATGAGGGTACGCATATTCCAGGTAACGTTGTACTCGCTCCCCCCTGGCAATCCCTTATGGACCGCATCGATGTTGATTGACAGCAGTCCCTCTTCATGTGTCGAAGAATGAGATTGGTACATAGCCTTCCATCGGTCAAACCCAAGTTCCGTTGAGATAATCTTGGGCTTCGCGAGGCGCTCCGGCAAATTCCAGTCGGAATCGTCGAACACAAGAAGGCTCACCGACGATTTCCCGTCGCGACCTCCGCGGCCCACCTCCTGGTAGTACCGATCCAGCGTTTCCGGAATCGTCGCGTGGATTACCGTTCTCACATCGCGCTTATCGAGGCCAACGCCGAAAGCCGATGTGGCTATGATGCCATCAATGCCATTGTCGGCCCATTCGTTGATAATGCGCAGTCGTTCACGATCAGGCGTCCCGCCATCGAAGGTAGCGAGTCGGCGCAAGCCTCCACGAGAACGCAGCACGGTGTTCCAGTGCGTAATCTCGTCGCGCTTTGTGACATAGAGAATGAATGGTCTAGGTGCATGGCGCAGCGCTTCAAGTACTCGTTCTTCTTTCTCCTCCGGGGACGAGGCCTTGTAGAACCAATATTGCGGCTCCGGCCGAAGATGCACCGCGGAGACCATTTGTACGCGATTGGCCGGGCCGAAGAGGCCCGCTAGGGTATCTACGGTTTCTTCTGTAAAAGTCGCGCTCATCAAGAGGGTACGGAACGGTCGCTCGGACAATCCCAAGAGGGTGTAGCGCAACCCTGCCAATGCCTGAAACGATGGGCGAAAATCGTCACCCCACTGCGTGACCAAATGAGCTTCGTCGATCACAAAGTAACGCAACATGCCCGCCCTGGTTGCATCAGACACCGCCGATAGAAGCGAGGTCGTCAGTGCTTCCGGAGATGTGAAAAGCATACGTTGCGTACCGTTGCGAAGGCGTTTGCGTACTTCCGCACGCTGTTCATGGGATAAACCGCTGTACCAAGCCAAAGGCCAATCCGGACGGCCAGGGGCGTTCTCTCGAAAGAGTTGCTGCATGGCGCGTTCTTGGTCCAGCGCGAGCGCGACTGTCGGCACGACGAAGATAGTCAAATGACCTTCTTCTTTGTTGACCAAGGCCGGCGCCTGTCCGACCAGGCTCTTGCCAGACCCAGTAGGCAGGTTGACTATGAGGGTGTCCCCTTCCGGAATCAGGAAGGCTGCGCGTACCGCTTCGCACTGACCGAGAGAGGAGTAGTTGTCAAATTTGGTGGCATCGCTGACGAAGGGATCGGCTGCGCAATGCGTGATGCGACGTACGATCTTGTCTGAAAACGCCGCAGCGAACACGCCGTCTTCTTCGCCGCCTAGCCACTCCGGATGCCATGGGCGCGCCGTCAGGAGATAGGCGCCGGAACCCGCTTCAAGTACCTCCAGTCCGTGGCGTTCCCAACTCGCCTGATTTGGCCACCCTTGGCCAACCGGCACGCGAAGCCGCATGCTCTTGCCCGCTCTGTCGCTGGCGCGTAAGAGAACGTGTCGAATCAGAGGTAGTAGGTCAGCGCTCCAGGCAGATCCGTTCGTTTGAGCGCGAGTCGCACGCAGTACCTGACATATCCGGTCCAGTACGCCATCTCCTGCTCTCTCTGGCCAATCGCCAGTTGGCCAATTCGCAAGCAGACCCTGCAGTTCGTCAAAGCCAAAACTCATACGTCTTCCTGGACAAAGCGTTCGATTAGCGAAACGGGTTCGCTGGTAAGAAAGACGACGCCAGCAACGTCGACTTTCACCGAAGGCGACGAAATGCCACGATGAAGCGCTTCGTTCAGTGCCCGCTCAAACTTGAGTTGCCGCGCTTCTGTCTGCGCTTCCGTTCCACGCAACGATTGGATTCGAGTCTGCAATTGAGCGTAGCGAATTTCGTCTTCCGCTAATGCTCGCTCTATTGCAACGCGCTGCCGGTCTCTTAATTCAGGCTTCGCCATCGCAATGGCCAGCGCATGGTCGCGCATTCGGTGGCAGCGCTCTTCCCAATTTGTGAAGGTATCTGGCGCCAACTTCTGAAAGGAGCGCAGGTAAGACAACTTGAGATTCTTATCTATATAACCGTTCCCGCCCTGTTTCGCATACTTAGGCAGCAAAAAACCCGCGACCATATCCTTCGGAAGTTCATCGCCCTCTTCGTCGACCCATACTCGCATCATCTCAGGGTGGAACAGGGTATCGCCGCGTCGTGCTAATACTGCGCGCATCACATCACTAGAATTCCCACCGTCGAGGACCGCGATCGCGAGAGCCTCATCCAAGCACGTCTCAAGCACAAAATCGAAGCGAAAGCAGAGGCGGATCTCGGACGCGGGGAATGCATCAAACACTTGGCGCCACATTGCGAAACTGCGGCCTCGATCGTCAACGTCGGAGAATGATTTAATCGCCTCGATGAACTCCGTGCCGTAACGCATGGGGCGAATTCCACGCTTTACGGCGGTGGGGCGATGTATCACATATGGATACGACTGCGGCTGCGTCGAACAACTGCCGGGCGCATCAAAGTCAATCGCCCCGAGGAAGTCGTCTATGAAGCTGGACGATGAAATGAGCGTTGGACTATGCCTTTCTGCATCGGGTGAGCAATAGTGCAAGCGGAAAGGGTGATCGACGGACTGAACGCCCGGTCGACGCGGTTCGTCAACCTTGCGAAACAGTAGCGTGTCCTCGATCCAGTAGAGCATCGGGTCGCGGATCCCTTTCCAGTCTCCGTCAGTGTCGAATAACTTATCGAGATCGTCCTCAGGCATAGGCGTGAGTTGATCCAACGCGTCTTGTTGGTCGATTAGTTCAAGTTCACGCTTCACCACGCCAGAAGCTAATCTGTCGCATAGAGCCTGGAGCCCTTCGACGCCTTCGTGGATCATTGTCCCGGCTAAAGAATTTGTTTCCGCTTCAACGAGGTATTGCAGGCTGGAGATAGATCGGCCGAAAACCCCCCACCCTTGGTCGACAATGTTGAACCATGCCGTCTGCAGCGGCGCACGTTCATCGATCAACACGTAAGACTGGATTGGCTTCCCAGAGCCGTAACGATCTACTCGGCCAAGGCGCTGCTCGATGCGATTCGGTTGCAGTGGGAGATCGAAGTGCACAACGACCTTATTTCCGCCCTGAAGGTTAATACCTTCTTCCGCATTGTGGTCGCAGACAATGGCGCGAACCGCTGGATTCGTCAAAAATTCACGCCACGTCTGCTGGTCTACGCCAGTCCTAATCTCACCAACGTCATGTCTTATTGCTGCAGTATGATGGTATTTCAAGAACGCATAGACTTCATCCGCGGTATCGACGCTGGTACAGAAAATCACCGCTTTGCTGAGATCAGACAGGGAGCGTAACCCCTCGAGCAAACGGTTGAGGCGGGCATCCATCCACTCCGCGACATCGATTACGGCAAAGATGGCATCGAGCAGTTCGTCTTCTCGCTTGAACGATTCGACCCTATCCAACTCGATTCCGTTTCTGCGTTCTTCGCACAGTTCACGAAATGCACTTATTTTCTCAGATAGGGCACATACCGCTTTCCA
It contains:
- the dpdH gene encoding protein DpdH, translated to MSLLNYWPTADEVNRCINHEAEGAHDAVLLAVHQPSPLTYQLASSTITSSGEKVPCDEEALFGYLITKDVPSGTHVVPITGESGVGKSHMVRILAARLQGMNDDGRYVMIRIPKSASLRKVVELILDKLPEEEYAHVKSEFAKALSEIDIDTAVINFQSQLDIALVELAKELQSKVQADPRNAALKEQLGHARSLPKFFGDPVLVDYFRSEVFPRFVKRAIEGAKTVEQEMRAEDFHADDFELPREIDISQAALVTRSYYTRNLTIREGEGRRVVARLLNESNVVDLAIQRLFKLQESLGGMTLQEVILEIRRLLLKQDRELVVLVEDFKALTGIQDTLLNVLIQEGVRDGNREFATMRSVIAVTDGYLREKDTIATRAKRVWRVESHLSGDPEVLRRTKALVASYLNAARWGYEELVSHFERSGGVQAGQHSAIEAYADHDTTESSVLSAFGVEGEIPLFPFTEQAIEQLARATLTQNNVLVFTPRFIIDNILRALLLSGRPAFERGQFPPPDINAAGTNAAVTQWLASLPVSNDMRERYRRVVTIWGNGPLTAADIGYIPKEVFDAFSLDRPNLEFRRPPTSGPGSGSGSGSGTGTGTGTGTGTGTGTGTGTGPIIDPSRPEPNPDDQGLIDALENWVQKSERLPQTVANQIRQSIATALNERIDWQSERCAKSPFSYKQISIPLAGGNASIASDAIEVAPDNGDPTGEVRMALTAVTRLYELNGGKVNYAGVDDDLIWVANLADRLMPQALALVRASMRKKLGVALRLLSINSRILGAIERGRTATSLATFLFSEPQIPARAAEVAPAEFGDWRAMQEQALRIRPELMQLVASFCGSFQGTGKTPYAVDMLRVTECFLPESEAVNLTALDGLSSDLKQAVQAMSEVRVKALARKAAQQASSLRNKVVSDLGEAFDKQEVADQIKALADQLKESGVWNTEEIGMGHIAFKNLCDDFRSCALRESLTMLATAGEGEEGTSEVQLISRMGRFDIHPLVVASRFVEAARAVVAAAEKRANSLEEQFKGVDPQGRADEIQTLFQDLVNEISALGMEGETTCS
- the dpdG gene encoding protein DpdG; this translates as MSILNLQSDGLPSIVLALARIAAQDKTTSRDDLLGICVPQSRAINDTDKDLTARARATLVRWTNLGLFAEDNDQIRLFVGPARGESIDAFTARLPELCRELALSRENGLPLWAADGSISEETTGRTADFCRGLAWCLAQDIYTLPSSHTEIESLATSQVQAGRFIFLNDTRWAGFRTWARFLGCATGDDSSFFCDTTPAVRWAFSQIMRTEETLAASEVISRLAECLPVIDSGVYRQEVEQALKPEAWRRPAPGHLSTSLSFALQRLHRQKKIQLTRMADANSQLTLVGQGGRTWESFTHVRLMKGAS
- the dpdF gene encoding protein DpdF, producing MSFGFDELQGLLANWPTGDWPERAGDGVLDRICQVLRATRAQTNGSAWSADLLPLIRHVLLRASDRAGKSMRLRVPVGQGWPNQASWERHGLEVLEAGSGAYLLTARPWHPEWLGGEEDGVFAAAFSDKIVRRITHCAADPFVSDATKFDNYSSLGQCEAVRAAFLIPEGDTLIVNLPTGSGKSLVGQAPALVNKEEGHLTIFVVPTVALALDQERAMQQLFRENAPGRPDWPLAWYSGLSHEQRAEVRKRLRNGTQRMLFTSPEALTTSLLSAVSDATRAGMLRYFVIDEAHLVTQWGDDFRPSFQALAGLRYTLLGLSERPFRTLLMSATFTEETVDTLAGLFGPANRVQMVSAVHLRPEPQYWFYKASSPEEKEERVLEALRHAPRPFILYVTKRDEITHWNTVLRSRGGLRRLATFDGGTPDRERLRIINEWADNGIDGIIATSAFGVGLDKRDVRTVIHATIPETLDRYYQEVGRGGRDGKSSVSLLVFDDSDWNLPERLAKPKIISTELGFDRWKAMYQSHSSTHEEGLLSINIDAVHKGLPGGSEYNVTWNMRTLILMARAGLLTLDIEANRDGQDLDPAESASSLLASMASVRVRIQNDGHLIPELWERAVSASRAKTLEAAERNLQMMRQLLPGLSGSKHQIGREVGETLTDLYRVRSPRWPVHVTRVCGGCPKDRFAIRDRTDYAEPTVVPVHRVTSSLNEAWEEKFPWIDPAFAYLFYDEAQPLVDVRHSVLHFAEWLVRSCGVQEIATSSNSALTTLPAWNRLYQQATSRVLLHRPLLGGYMEPYSPLARVSILEPNSASDLVLDMQMLQRPFHIVVLPLSMRESGNRQRRLVDVSANTLRLENVIRVITQ
- the dpdE gene encoding protein DpdE: MVKNAERDGLGKVVHREGSQATVEYFDSPIAGGRRIVTVPLTSTTPKRLGRNTRVYVYYESADQWCIGRVREDDGDGVEVRLADKHDVYFQYGQVFVRWKRPIQDPVVYLGRFITETPQYAEARSGFLRNYLNQRGNAFGVSSLLSSSIELEPHQVDVVRRVLTDHSQRYLLADEVGLGKTIEAGIVIRQAVLDDMRQHRVLVLVPHALVNQWREELIVRFGLQDFIDDSVIVLPQEDSEELREALDNLSLLVIDEAHHVADSNAGKGMQELYRLISKVAQRTDRLLLLSATPILRNEGGFLRMLHLLDPVVYPLDDLESFHAKIVNRQALAETVAALDPSNYLFMDASLDDLIARLPNDPRLAQLTHALKEKLLSLPDENDVEFCAAVRQLRAHISETYRLNRRILRNRRSHVEGLTPERKGAEIWTVAESTMARLESALEDWRVGASLVISAKAPTVAQALADFYWKAVCALSEKISAFRELCEERRNGIELDRVESFKREDELLDAIFAVIDVAEWMDARLNRLLEGLRSLSDLSKAVIFCTSVDTADEVYAFLKYHHTAAIRHDVGEIRTGVDQQTWREFLTNPAVRAIVCDHNAEEGINLQGGNKVVVHFDLPLQPNRIEQRLGRVDRYGSGKPIQSYVLIDERAPLQTAWFNIVDQGWGVFGRSISSLQYLVEAETNSLAGTMIHEGVEGLQALCDRLASGVVKRELELIDQQDALDQLTPMPEDDLDKLFDTDGDWKGIRDPMLYWIEDTLLFRKVDEPRRPGVQSVDHPFRLHYCSPDAERHSPTLISSSSFIDDFLGAIDFDAPGSCSTQPQSYPYVIHRPTAVKRGIRPMRYGTEFIEAIKSFSDVDDRGRSFAMWRQVFDAFPASEIRLCFRFDFVLETCLDEALAIAVLDGGNSSDVMRAVLARRGDTLFHPEMMRVWVDEEGDELPKDMVAGFLLPKYAKQGGNGYIDKNLKLSYLRSFQKLAPDTFTNWEERCHRMRDHALAIAMAKPELRDRQRVAIERALAEDEIRYAQLQTRIQSLRGTEAQTEARQLKFERALNEALHRGISSPSVKVDVAGVVFLTSEPVSLIERFVQEDV